The nucleotide window TTTAAGCGATGAGGAAGCATTGCGCATTTCCGGGCTGAGAGAAGAGGACTTTGAAAAGATCGGTCCATTCGCATTATCTGTGGATAATCTTATCACCCAACGCGCAGAGGAAGTTGGACTTGGCCCCCATTGGGATGGAAAGATTGAGTTGGTATGGTTCAATTGCCTGGTGCTTGCTGATGTTGCAGGAACATTGGATGAGGACCGCTTCGGCCAGGATCTTAGCAAGGAATTCTTACGCCAATGGTACGACCAAAACCAGCCAGAATTCCACAAAGCTTGTGATGAATGGAAGAAAATAGGAGATGGCTGGCAGGGGCGCTGCCCTGTTAAACCAGTTCAGCTTCCTGAAGATATTGTAAAGTTAGTCAGCGATATGTACATGGCTGCTGCAAACGCATGGGTTGGGAGGGGGATATTCGAAGCTCCTGATTTAAGCGATGTAATACTCGCTATGCAGAATAGTGTTTAGGAAACGAGCAGGTTGCGGCAGAGCTGCAAAAATGGTTGAGAGAGGATAGAGATGGAAGACGACCTTATCAAAAAAATTTTGGAAAATCTTGGAGCGCGGGGCATCCCTAAAAAATTCGACGTCCCTGAGGTTGATTCTCAAGAATTGGCAGCAGGGAGGTATGGGACAGAGGAGATGTGCGGAGTTTTTAATTCAACTTCGACTGTTCAGGGGATACTTGATCAAGTTGCTCTTTCTACAAAAGTAGTAAGCAAGAATTATCCAGAGATAACCCCTGAAGAGAATGCTCAAAGAATTGCAGAGAAAGCGACCATTGGGTTTGTTAGTCCTGAAGCTGCGCATCAAGAGGAAGCAACGACGCATCATGATGTTATTGCAGTTACAAATATCCTGAGTAAACAGCTTTTGCCTGAAGATAAGCCTCATGTAGGCAGGTTTAAGACCAGCGCCGATAGCACAGAAACCGCGAAGGGATCAAGTTTGAAGACAAGTTTGGATGTGTACATACCACGGCTCGAGGATCTCAGAGACATTTTGATTGAAAAGGCAGTTGAAGGGAGGGATATCATTACAATGGCGCAGAGCCATGAGCTTGATGCTGTTGCTGAGTCCTTTGGAAAGGTATTCGTACATTTTGCTGAGAGGATTCAGTTTAGGGTAGATACTTTGGCTTATCATTATAAAAATTCTTTATTTGGAAAGTGGTCTGATGCAACAGGCAGCTATCACAACACCGTTGCCACAGGAGTTGATGGGAGGAAACTGGAATCAGACCTTATGGAGAGGTTAGGCCTTCGCAGTATGATTGCCGCAAGCCAAACCCCTCCTCGCGAAGCTTTGTGTGATATTGGCTCAGCTGTTGCTATATCAATGGCAACACTAGCTTCAATCGCAAGAGAGATTAAAAAACAAAAAAGCGACGATGTTGATACGTTATGGGAAGTTGTTGATGAAGGAACAAAGGGCTCCAGCGCTATGCCCCACAAAGACATAAAGGGAGGGAATCCATCAATGGAAGAAAGAATCCGATCGTTGAGTCATATGGCTTCTGGGTACACAGCAACTCTGTATGCGACAGCAGATATGGCTTATGCCAGGGACTTAGAGGGATCTGCTTCAGATAGGATTGTACTTGGCGATCTGTTTAAAATAGCTGATTATGCAGCTAAGCTCACAGCTAACATTTTGCTTCGATTAACACCTCATGAAGAAAGGATTCGTGAACGAATAGAGAGAACGCAGGGGGTTACAACTGCTTCAAGAGTCGTTGCATATCTCACTGACCCCCGGCTTACAGAGAACCCTCTGAGCAGGAGAGAGGCGCATGATCTTATTGGCAAGCTTGCAAAAAAGGCATATACTGACAAGGTACCATTTTACAATATTCTTCTCGCATCTGAAGATGCCCTCTCTCGACTTGGTCAAGAAACCATAAAAGAGATTTCAAATCCCCTGGCATATATTGGAGAATCAAAACAGCAGGTTTTGGATGTTGCTAAGGCGTATTACGGTAAGAGGACATTAGGATAAAATAGTTATTGAAGATTCACCCCCTCAAACCTCCTCTCAACCTTTTCCTTTCTCCCCTCTTCCAGTGTTTTCCTGACAACATCATCAAAGAAAGGGATCTTTATCGGATATGCAAATGCTGCAAAGTTAGAGGAGACAATCGCCTCTCCTTTATCCAGGGAAGCTATGTTCCTGTCATCATCTGAAAGGTCCTGTGATGCAGAATCAATGATAGCCTGCCTCTCAGGCTTCATCTCGGTGCCAAGGATAATCTTCGTGTTCATGTTTGCAAGGATGTCTCTCGGAAT belongs to Candidatus Nanoarchaeia archaeon and includes:
- a CDS encoding phosphoribosylaminoimidazolesuccinocarboxamide synthase (catalyzes the formation of (S)-2-(5-amino-1-(5-phospho-D-ribosyl)imidazole-4-carboxamido)succinate from 5-amino-1-(5-phospho-D-ribosyl)imidazole-4-carboxylate and L-aspartate in purine biosynthesis; SAICAR synthase), whose amino-acid sequence is LSDEEALRISGLREEDFEKIGPFALSVDNLITQRAEEVGLGPHWDGKIELVWFNCLVLADVAGTLDEDRFGQDLSKEFLRQWYDQNQPEFHKACDEWKKIGDGWQGRCPVKPVQLPEDIVKLVSDMYMAAANAWVGRGIFEAPDLSDVILAMQNSV
- a CDS encoding lyase family protein, with the translated sequence MEDDLIKKILENLGARGIPKKFDVPEVDSQELAAGRYGTEEMCGVFNSTSTVQGILDQVALSTKVVSKNYPEITPEENAQRIAEKATIGFVSPEAAHQEEATTHHDVIAVTNILSKQLLPEDKPHVGRFKTSADSTETAKGSSLKTSLDVYIPRLEDLRDILIEKAVEGRDIITMAQSHELDAVAESFGKVFVHFAERIQFRVDTLAYHYKNSLFGKWSDATGSYHNTVATGVDGRKLESDLMERLGLRSMIAASQTPPREALCDIGSAVAISMATLASIAREIKKQKSDDVDTLWEVVDEGTKGSSAMPHKDIKGGNPSMEERIRSLSHMASGYTATLYATADMAYARDLEGSASDRIVLGDLFKIADYAAKLTANILLRLTPHEERIRERIERTQGVTTASRVVAYLTDPRLTENPLSRREAHDLIGKLAKKAYTDKVPFYNILLASEDALSRLGQETIKEISNPLAYIGESKQQVLDVAKAYYGKRTLG